The following is a genomic window from Prunus persica cultivar Lovell chromosome G7, Prunus_persica_NCBIv2, whole genome shotgun sequence.
ATTCTGTTCCAAGTTCAGAAATCGACCTCTCTCTCCAAGACTTTCGAGCCCTTCACGGCCAGAATCCGGATGTTGAGCGCCTCCGCTTCTCCGCTACTCATCGCACTGACCCTTCTGACAGGGTAAATAAAcagttctctctctttttcttgaatttcttttatcttcttcttgcaTTGACCAGAGAATGgaagaaatcaaagaaagaagaatttCTGGTTCTGggtggttttcttttcttcattgttGTGCTTGGGATTAATTATGTTAAGGATTTTGAATGGTTCACAAAGTTGGCAATTTTGAGGTTTGGGCAAGCAATTGGGGTTTTAGCTATGTATGtctacaattttgtttttgtaactTTTAATGTTGTTCCAGTTGGTAAACTAATATGGCTGCAACTTGAGGTTGACCATgacaatcttttttttttgaatagaaacgaaatttattgaaagaaaaagaaggaacacACAAGTGGATAAGAAATCCACAAGCCAAACGAGCAACAACAGAAAAACAGACGAAAATAACAAAGACACCAGCCAAACTACACAAAGACTACTACACCAGAAAGTCCCAAAGAAACCAAATCGCAAAACAAACACTTCACATCACAGCAGCAGCCATATCCCTCAATATAGTGGAGTAAGAATAGTCTTTGAAATCTGAAGTGACAGAAGCCCACAGAGATGCCCAGAATTTAACTCTATCCCACACCAACACCCACTCCCTCGTACTCATGAAAAATCCTCCTGTTACGCTCCATCCAAATGTTCCAAAATACAGATTGTACCAAGCAACCCCATAAGGTTGATGCACGCTTCCCCCTGCCCCAAGTGACAAAATGGGAACAGAGAAGATCTTAGCAACCTTTTGGAATAACCCAAAGAGTCTTAACCTCCCTCAACGAAGTCCACCAGAGACATAACGAAAAGGGGCACTGTAAAAAAAGGTAATCCACGCTTTCCTCACTCATTTTGCATAGAACACACCAGTGTGGAGACAAATATATGTACGGTCTTCGTCTTTGGACAAGATCAGATGTGTTTACTTTCCCAAGGGCCACCAACCAAACAGAACTTTAACCTTAGGAGGAGATTTGGCCTTCCATATTATAGAATAAGGAGGAAGGGCCTCCGCCATCCCATTGttgagaagagaagaatgaaaaGATTTGCATGAGAAAGAATCTGAACCCTCGAGCTCCCACCATCTCCTGTCCAATTTGGAAGGAGAAAatctaatttcttcaagaatgTCCAGCATCTTGATCACCTCAGCTAACTCCCTCTCATTCAGATTCCTCCTAAAGCTGAAGTCCTAATTATAAAGGAACACCTGAGTGTCCATGAAACGAAAAATGCATAAAAAGTGCTTCGTAGACAGCGCAAACAATCCCAGAAAAATATCTTTCGAAACCCCCTTCCTCGCCCAATTGTCCTCCCAAAATCTCACCCTAACCCCATTTAGCACCTCAAACCTACAACACTGTAAAAAGGAATGGTAACCAGAAGAAATATCCTTCCAAGGATTACAAAAGGAGCTTGTAGTAACAGGATTGGCGTCCCACCCGTTCCTAGCAACCCCGTATTTACTCCTAATCACCAAATGCCACAAGGAATTAGGTTCCAAAGGGAAACGCCACAACCATTTAGCACACAAAACTTCATTCTTTTCCATCAAAGAACCCACTCCAAGCCCACCTTCAATCTTAAATTTGGCCATTAAATCCCATCTAACCAAATGGTCCTTCTTCCCTTCCTCCACTCCTTCCCATAAAAAGGATCTTATGAGCTTTTCCACTTTATTAACCACACTGCTAGGCATTTTAAAAAGAGACATAGACTAGGATGGGATATTACTCAAAACAGCTTGAATTAAAGTTAACCTTCCACCTGCTCTTTTCCACTTTTGAAGTCTCAATTGAAGCTTCTCCACCACAGGCTATTAGAAGATAATTGCTCTAGGATTACCGCCAAGGGGAAGACCTAAATACTTCATAGGCCACTCACCCACCTCGCAACCCCAACCGCTAGCTAGCAAATTTAAATATGTAGAGCTACAATTAATTCCCACAAGAGAACATTTagatttataaattttcatgCCAGAAACAAGGCAAAAAAATCCAGCAACTCAAGAAGATTAAACCAGTACTCCTCCGCTTCCCCAAGTAAAAATATAGTGTCATCAGCAAATTGGAGATGAGAAACCTCCACTCTATCACTCCCAGAAATAAGACAATGACAATCTTACTTTGCATGTCATATAAATGCTGTCTATGGATGCATGTTCTTATTTGATTAGAATTATCTCTAATTTATAGCCTTTTCTTGTTGAGTTCGACATATATTGATCCTTGTGAAGCTGATCAAACTACAATCTAGTCCTTAACTTCTGCTAATCATGGATACATGCTTCGTCTCCGAATTTTAGGCCTACGGTCCTCAAAGGCTGATTTAGTACCTTAGATTTGTTTGGTggcctttttctgttttgagaTATCTCAGTACAACCTATGAATGCATGCttagttgtaacttgtaaccAGATGTTTACCAGGCCACAGATAGCTTAATTTCATGTGAAAACTACAGTAGCTGATGTAAGATTAAGGAACTGacaaaaatcatttgaaaagaaaagttgcGAGCTTTGCCTTTGGATAAGAAGAAATGAGTTGATGTGAAAATTGAGGATTTGCTAATTTGCTAATTTGCTAATCAAGTTTTATCGGTTTTCAGAAGTTTGTGATTTGatctgtttattttgttttagcaTCTCTTTGTTGTTTGGGAAGCAGTTCCATGTGGTTAGTTTGGAGATGAGAGTGTGGTGTGTTTGTTTCATATATTGGAGCTTGTTTGAGTTGGATGTCTTgtaccattttttattttttatttttttaaaagaaacaatattattcaataaagaataaaacacCAACAATACACGAGATGGCCAAGCACACAAACAGAAAGTTAAAACTCTACACTACAAAGCTAATGCTTTCCAATCTAGATGGATGAGCTGAAAACTAATCTCCCTAAACTCTGCTGAAACAGAAGCCCAAAGTGAGGCCCAGACTCGGATATGATCCCAAAGCTGCTCTACCTCGTCCCCAACCACATCCTCAAAGATTCTTCTATTCCTTTCCTCCCAAATTACCCAAAAATTGCCATCATGGCACAGTTTCCCAACACTGAACCCTTCCTCTTACCAccaaagaaattcaatctaGCTTCAAGCACCGCACTACACGTTGCGAGGCTACCCCACGTTAGCCCTGCCACCTGAAATAACTTAGCCCACAAGGATGAGGCAATAGGACAAAGCAAAAACAGATGATCCACAGTTTCACTGTCTTTTTTGCACAGAACACACCAGTTAGGAGAAAAATACCAGCCGGGTCTTTTCCTTTGAACCAAATCACAGGTATTAATTCTGCCATGAGCAATTAACCAAACTAATAATCACAGGTATTAATTCTAGATGTCTGTTCCTGTAGACTCTGGAAGCTACTTTTTgctattcttctttttatatCGCTTACTGGATAGGTTGTTCCCTTTGATAGAACAATTTATCATATTCTGCAATGCTTTAAGTGGATGGTTTAGTATGCTGTTATGCATTGGTATCAGTCGCTAGTGTCATATTCTAGCATGTGATAAATGATGTGGCCAATTATTCATACTAGACATACCTTGAAACTGCTGAAAGGTCCTGTGTTACAGGGAAAGTGGAGAAAGAGTCCAGGGATAGATATGATGTTAATGAGTTGCATAGGGACTTCGAAGACTGCTTAACTTTACTTATCCAGACTAGATATGACTGCTCAACCGCACTTACTTCTACAATTCCACTTACACTTGAGTCAAGGCAACTTCCTTCCATTTACCATTGGAATGAATTGTAAAACTGTTATGCATGCGTActggaaaaatgaaaaaacagtGGCAGTgatgtatttttctttctcttcactGAAAGTTGGTGTAATGATACTAGTAATAACTTATGAGCAATCGTTATTTATGATTAATGTTTGAATTGCAGATTATGGTCATTTACTGCGGGCCTGGTATCGTGAAGGTTAATGTGATTCGTGGGCTGCATTCTCAGATTGCTAATAAAGACACTTTGAATGGGCTCATATTAATTACCCAAAACCAAATAACAAGCCAAGCTCTAAAAACTATGGAACTTTACCCATTTAAAACTGAAATATTCCAGGTTTGTTTCGTACTGTTGCTggtcttttgaattttttttttttaaaaacaaagtccTGCAGGATAATTATATTTGATTCCATTTACTGATTTTCTGGGTTAGCTTTATAGATGGCTTATGATTGGAGATGCATTATAGGCATCCTCCTAGAAGTAAACTGATGAACTAGTGTTgtttaagaattaaaatgcATTGGTACAGTGGGCTGTTTTGTAGTCTAGGCACAAAGGATACTGGGAAATGCAATTTACGGAGGtcaaatctgaaaatttgaaatttatatattcaaTTTAAGATAAGGGGAAATTTACATTTCCTTTTTTGGAACATTATGAGTCCCACATGATAATTATATTTGATTCTGTTTCTGATTTTCTAGGTTGGTTTTATAGATGGCTTATGATTGGAGAGGCATTATAGCCATCCTCCTAGAAGTAAAATTGATGAACTAGTGTTGTTTACGGATCAAAATGCAGTGATACAGTTGGCTGTTTTGCATGTTTTAGGCACAAAGGATAAAGGAAAATGCAATTTACGCAGGTCAATTGcatgttttgaaaatttgaatttctgtaTATAcaatttttagaaaatttataataatgtGTTTTGAAATGATGACCAAGGTACGTatagttgtgtttttgttgtttctttaGGTGCTTTTGAAAAGCATTTCACAATAGCTTGTTAATAGTTGCTTCTGCCTTTTGCTGTTTCCTAGTTAACCTacctttttttggttattttatttGCAGCATTTCTACTGAAACATTTACTGTACACTGTACAAGTGTTTCTGCCTATTATCAATAGTTTTAATGGTTCACGCCTTGGAAGCTCTGCTTCTCACTCCTCTCATATTTCTATTTCTGGCTTTGTTTCTCAGATTACTGACTTGCTTGTTAATATCACAAAGCATGTCTTGAAGCCAAAGCATCATGTACTGACCGaacaagagaaacaaaaactcCTAAAGAAGTACAACATAGAAGAAAATCAGGTTAGTGTATTAACTCATGCAAAGAAAAACCAGCCTCTAATATGCTTTCTTTGGAGATCGTTCATGTCATTCGTAATTTTTGAATAATCTTGAATGAGTTTGAATTGCTAAGCTGACTTGGGCTGTGGTATGCCCTCCATCATTTGAAATTACTGATGATATGGAGTTAAAAAAGAGTGCTATGAATTTATCTGTGGGTGGCTGGTAGGGATTTTTCAAAGTAGTGAATTGGGTTGAACCCATTTTTATGTCATGTAATCAGTATTAATTccatattaaataaagaaaatagcaATGTCAAATTAGTCACCACAAAAGTTTCTGTTTAATATCTTTGATGCATCCAAGAAGGGAATGCTTGATTGAAACAATGGAAATTGCATGGAGTAAGTTGAAACATTTAATAAAGATAGGGACAAAAGCACAAGTATGCACACACattcacacacaaacacattcAAGAACATTGTATTCTATGTGGCCACATCTGGAAGGAATTCTCTAAAGTTAGTTTTGATCAATGTGTGAATCTCTCATTCTATTGCTCTCTTTAGGAACTTGAGCCCAGATGGCTTATTGCCATCCCTAGCAACTGATAATACTTGGTGCCTATAGACCTATATTATGTAGAGCAAACTCAAATGATAAACTCTTCTCGTTTACCTGAATCTAAGGACTCACAGATCTCTTTTGGTCCTCTAGACCTATATTAGAGGCTTGCCTTTATGCCTTCAAGTAAACCGACTTGTGGTAAGGTTGCAAGCATAGTAGTCATCTAGCACAATGTtctttcactttcttccatCCAGGACTTAACAATGGAAATTTTGTACAATTGTGTACAAATGTTTGCATTTTAGTTTATTAAATTGTATATTACCATTACATTTCGCGTAGATGGTTGATTGGCATATAACTGGTAACTAAACCGTAATGTTTCCATTGTCGTAATCTCATCAACTGTTCTTCCTGTAGCTTCCCCGACTGTCAAGAAAAGATGCAATTGCACAGTACTATGGACTTGAGAAGGGGCAGGTAGTGAAAGTTACCTATACTGGTGATATAACCGAGTCACATGTTACATACCGTTGCATCTGGTGACGCCTTTTTCTTCTGGGTACTCTTTTGTATCATATCCTTTGAGGAATGACGCCCTTTCTTGTTTCTAGTTTCTAGTTTCTAGTTTGTGGCCTCTTGTATCTGCAACCTTGATGAATacccttttattttgtttcttgttttcctTATAAAAAAGGAACTTATTTATTGTTTCAACATTAGCCCGATGAATGCTTGAGTATTGCTCACGTGAGGGCCTTGTTTGAGTGTCTGGTTCTAGATTATTTgcattttatcacaaatgtgACGACATTGATCGAATTTGAAGAATGAGGACTAAAATGATGCGTTTGGAATAATACACGGACCATTCGtgtgaaaaaaaacctaaatgaTTTCACTCATGGACACTAAAACATCAGGCACTGAACTGAGCAAGAGCAATATGGTTTACCAAATTTCTGGGCAGCAATTGAATGGAAGTGTagctttaaataaaagttttgCAACAAAATGCTTATGTAAGCAAATGGGAGGTGTGGTCTTTCGGCTGCAGCCGGCCTGTTTTGAGCGGCCTGCATGAAAAGCCTCTGGGTTAATGTTAATAAGTCCTCAAACCATCAGTTTAAAATCACAATTTTAACCcaaaatgaattattttatcATAACATGACAATTTTGCTCACCATACCATTGTCCTTCATTAATTTAATCATATTAGTCATGATGCCTCAATGTACTTGGCAAGACTCCAATCAAGAGATAAATTACTTACTAAAAAAGACATGTGACAATTATAAACAACATGTGGCAATTCCCTCCCCTTAAGTCACACCCTTGTCCTCAAGGGTGAATTTGGAGACTCAATCATCATTTCTTCAATGGTGGTTTTAGAAGATTCAGCCACCATCATTCAAAGATCCTCATGTAATTTATTGTGATCAAATTTATTGAACATGCAACCAAACATccattattttcttgcatataTCAGTCGAACAACCAAACATctatttaaatagaaaatattaTTGCTCgccgttttatttattttcttgcaaTTCAAGGTGTATTATTACTATTCTTCTCAATATTTAATACGTATTTATGAACATAATTATAGTTAACTGTTTACTTTATATTTGTGAAATCATAATTAGTTATGCTGATTAACACGTGTAGGGTGGTGATGATATAAATGGTTTAACGTGGTAAAGAAATGCTCCCGTTAGAGCAGGTCCATCGCTGAGGGTTGGCCCAGGCAAAAGGCAAGAACCAGCCCGAGTCCAGCTCCAGCGCAGAGAAAGAAGCCCGGGCAAGCTGCGGGTCCCACGAGTccgggcaggcccaagggcgAAATTCGACTGGGCTCAAGCCCGAGTTCAGCTGACGTCACGACGACGTCAGTGCTGACGTCACGACGACGTCAGGGcagtaaattcaaatttttttaccgttggcgcgtgtaaTACatgcgccaacggtaaaaaaatttgactgaaGTGCGCCGACGTCACCACCAACGGTTACATGCCACGTGTCGGCACCGGGTGGCTccgattggatttttttcagaaatcctacggttctcatttttttggccaaaaaaatttaaaaaaaatccgaaaaaattctgaaattttttttaaaaaaataccaaaaatgtatgtattttttccctataaatacctaaccattttatctactttcaacaccaaatc
Proteins encoded in this region:
- the LOC18770632 gene encoding DNA-directed RNA polymerase V subunit 5A, which translates into the protein MEGDAEANGDANGEILGPCLTGYVDDGSPESHRYYLSRRTVLEMIRDRGYSVPSSEIDLSLQDFRALHGQNPDVERLRFSATHRTDPSDRIMVIYCGPGIVKVNVIRGLHSQIANKDTLNGLILITQNQITSQALKTMELYPFKTEIFQITDLLVNITKHVLKPKHHVLTEQEKQKLLKKYNIEENQLPRLSRKDAIAQYYGLEKGQVVKVTYTGDITESHVTYRCIW